TGCAAGCAGTTCAACCTGGCTCGCGAGGTCGCGCCAACGGTGGAACGCGCCGGACGAGTCGTGGCGCAGCACGCGCGCTGAGGCTGTCCGACCCCACCAGGTCCGCATGCGCTCCGTGGCGCGCCAGGTGCCGCCGGAGTCCGAGACCACCTTGCGACCGTCCAAGCGAATCTCGCGGTCGTCATAGGCGACTACGTACAGTCGGCGTGCGGTGTGCGCGGCCAGCCAGGCATCCAAAGTGGGCCCATGCCGCGCTTCGAAGTTGTAGTTGGCATCGAGAAAAGCCAGACGATCAAGCCATGCCGGCAAGGTGTCCTGCGATTCGATGAGCCCGAACATCAGTGACCCGCCGCCGCTATGCCCACTCAGCGTCACGCGCAGGTGGGGCGAGTGGCCGTACTGCGCCGTCACCTCTGCAGCGACCGAGTCGCGCAGCGCTTGCAGCAGTAGGCGAATGCGCCGGTTGGCGTCGGTGTACCCGCGGTTTTGTCGCCACGCCGGCCAGCTCTTGCCGGCCGCTTCGAGATAGACCACCACCAGATTGGACAGTCCGCGCGCACGGGCGGCGCGCGTTTGTGCGGCGATGTGCTGAATGTCGAAGCGCCAGATCGTGGAGTCGACCATCGCACGGCCCATGGTCTCGGCCGTGCTGTTGCCGTTGGGCAGGGCATAGAACACCAGGCCAATGGTGTCGCTCATCCCACGCCCCGTAGGCATCACCACAGTGGCTGTGACTCCACTGTCGGGCGTCAGCACCCGAATGCGTTCATCAACGGCTGGCCCCTGCGCCTCTGCTGCGTGCAGCGCGCAGAAGGTGGACATGCTTGCAGCCCACACATGGTATACGAAAGCTCCAAAGCCAAAGCGCATGAGGCTATTCTCGCCTCATGCGCTTTGATCTGGCAATACGTGGAACCGATTGGCGCGTCAGCGACCGAGCCAGTAGCTGGCCTTGACCAGGAAGACGTTGTCGGGCCGGCGTTCGAAGATGCGCGAGTAACCCTGGGTGACGCCGAACTGATCGGGGTTGGCATCGCTCGCGTCCCGGCCCTGCGTCCAGACGAAGAACAGCACCGAGCCGGGACGATACTCCCAGCGCACGACGTTGTTGGTGCGCAACTGCCCGAAGCGGAAACCCTGCGGGTTGCCACGCGCCGTGTAAGGCCGGAAGCGCTCGTCGCGATCGGACGAACGACCATCAGCCAACGCCCGCCAGTCGGTGTAGTAGCCGGTGCTCACGAAGGGTTGCACGTAGCTCTCGACGCTCAGCGTTGGCGTGAGCGTGTAATTGATGCGTGCCGTGACCGAGCCGGTGCGCTGGTACAGGCGAGCAAAGGTGTACGACGTGACGCCGTTGTCGACGAAGTTGCCGTTCCACTGTTGATCGTCGATGTTGCGCGTGTAGTTCAGGTTGATACTGCCGTTGAACTGGGTGCCGAAGCGCACATTGGCGCCGGTATGGATGTTCCAGCTGCTGCCCAGCCCATCGAGTCGGCGTCCCACGCTGCCGCCGATGTTGGGTGCCACGCTCTTGCGCCCATCACCGTTGAGGTTGAACCAGCTGTTGAGACGCGCGGGGCGGAAGATTTCCGGCCCGCCGCGGGAGTCACGGTCGGAATAGGCCGGCACGAGGTCATTGAAGCCGATGCCACCGTTGACGTTCCAGAAGTTCTTGAGTTCGCCCCAGCCGTTCACGTTGCCGCCATTGCCCAACAGGAGGCCCGAGGTGTTGCGGAACTGCCAGGCATTGAAGTTGGCCTGGGCGCGACGGAACATGGCTACCGGCGTAACCGGACGCAGGGCAAACCACAGCGACTGGCCCATCTCGTCACTGCGCGTGCGGAAGCCGAGGTCGTTGATCTCGAAACCTGGCGTCATGTACCACACACTCGTATGCAGCCGCGTGATGCCGCCGCCCTGCTTCTCGAGCGCCCCCTGCACCATCATGCCCGAGAGACTGGTGCGTGTGCTGTCGTAGGTGAGATGGTCAGCGTCCGGGCGCTGATAGAGATGCACGTTCGAGCGCTGTGTGAGCGCGATGGACTTGGCGGTGCCGGTCACATGCGAGCCGGCCATCTGTCCGGACACCTGCCAGCGGTTGTTGCCGAAGCGGTGCCGGCCATCGAGACCGCCGCTCCACGCAGTGCCGCGCAGAATGTCCTGCGTCCACTGATCGGTTTGGCGCGCGGTGTTGGTGACCATGAGCCCGATGCCGCTGTTACCACCGCGCAAATCCTGCTGCAAACGCAGCACGGCATAGTTGGTCTGCGGCTCGATGGTGCGGAGCTGTGTGCCCTGTTCGCGCTGCGTGATGGCATCGATGAAACCCACCGACAGGCCGTTGCCCAGTCGACCGGTGACCTTGGCGGCGCCAATGATGCGCGACTGCAGTGGTGACGCTGCGTCACCGAAGTTTCCGCGCAGCTGTGGTGAGCGCCCGATGCGTCGTGAATAGAAGAGGCCCGTGCACTGGCCGTCGTTGCAGTCGATGTCGTAGCGGAAGATGCCCACACCTTCCAGAAAGAAGGGGCGACGCTCGGCGAAGAACTGCTCGAAGGCCGAGAGGTTGAGCACACCCGGGTCGGCTTCCACCTGACCGAAGTCGGGATTCACCGCCGCGTCGAGCGTGATGTTGGATGTGAGCCCCACCTTGATGTCTGCGCCGACCTGCGTGGCCGCGGCATTGCGCGGCGTGCCATTGCCCAACGGGCTCGCGCCGTACTTGGCCACGCTATAGGGCATGAGTTCCATGCGGCGCGGCGCGGGCAGGTTGGAGAAGCCAGGCACCGAGGCCCACTGACTCACCATGCCGGTCTTGGAGCGACGGAAGAGCGGCCACGAAATGCGCTCCCCACGTCGGGCGATACGCCGCATGACCAGCAGACCGAACGTGTTGTCGCCCTGCGGGACGTAGCGCAGCTGACTGAGTGGAATGCGGTACTCTGCGGTCCAGCCGAGCGAGTCGATCTGCGCCGCGCCTTCCCACACGGCGTTCCAGCCCCAGTCCTCGTTGCCGTCGTTGAACATGTAGCCGTCGGACATGGTACCGGCCGGCGTGAGACGGAACATGTAGCCGGTTCGCTTGTCGTTGTACGAGTCAATGCCGATGATCACATCATCGGACAGCGCCATGCCGTCGCGCCGCTGCAACACGGACAGCAGGCTGTCGGGATGCGGATCGTAGGCGCGCACGAGCACGTAGAGATTGCGCGTGTCATAGGCAATGCGCGCCTCGGTGCGGAACGACGGATCACCGTCTTCCGTTGGCTCCC
This portion of the Gemmatimonas sp. UBA7669 genome encodes:
- a CDS encoding DUF5916 domain-containing protein translates to MRFVALLLQIASANTAPATPPVDAAGAMPIPIMVGLTPRDPDKAIRAPRIDGRADDDTWLSATPITAFRQWEPTEDGDPSFRTEARIAYDTRNLYVLVRAYDPHPDSLLSVLQRRDGMALSDDVIIGIDSYNDKRTGYMFRLTPAGTMSDGYMFNDGNEDWGWNAVWEGAAQIDSLGWTAEYRIPLSQLRYVPQGDNTFGLLVMRRIARRGERISWPLFRRSKTGMVSQWASVPGFSNLPAPRRMELMPYSVAKYGASPLGNGTPRNAAATQVGADIKVGLTSNITLDAAVNPDFGQVEADPGVLNLSAFEQFFAERRPFFLEGVGIFRYDIDCNDGQCTGLFYSRRIGRSPQLRGNFGDAASPLQSRIIGAAKVTGRLGNGLSVGFIDAITQREQGTQLRTIEPQTNYAVLRLQQDLRGGNSGIGLMVTNTARQTDQWTQDILRGTAWSGGLDGRHRFGNNRWQVSGQMAGSHVTGTAKSIALTQRSNVHLYQRPDADHLTYDSTRTSLSGMMVQGALEKQGGGITRLHTSVWYMTPGFEINDLGFRTRSDEMGQSLWFALRPVTPVAMFRRAQANFNAWQFRNTSGLLLGNGGNVNGWGELKNFWNVNGGIGFNDLVPAYSDRDSRGGPEIFRPARLNSWFNLNGDGRKSVAPNIGGSVGRRLDGLGSSWNIHTGANVRFGTQFNGSINLNYTRNIDDQQWNGNFVDNGVTSYTFARLYQRTGSVTARINYTLTPTLSVESYVQPFVSTGYYTDWRALADGRSSDRDERFRPYTARGNPQGFRFGQLRTNNVVRWEYRPGSVLFFVWTQGRDASDANPDQFGVTQGYSRIFERRPDNVFLVKASYWLGR